Genomic segment of Paenalkalicoccus suaedae:
TGTTGTTCGTATTTTAGGTGAGTAAAAACAAAAGTATTCCGACATTCTATTGCTAAAATCCGTATATAAATGGTATATTACTATTAAAATATTCGGATTTAACAGGAGTGATAGGATGAAGTACCGGCGCAGTGGTCGATTAGTGGATATGACAGAGTATTTTTTAGCCCATCCCCATCAATCGATCCCACTCACCTATTTTTCAGAGAAATATGGGGCAGCAAAGTCCTCCATTAGCGAAGATATAGGGATCATGAAAGAAGTATTTGAAGAAAAGCAGCTAGGAATTGTGGAGACATCAGCTGGTGCTACAGGTGGCGTGATGTTTATCCCAATGATCAATGAAGCGTATGCTGCTGATTTAATTAACGAGCTATGTACGAAGCTAGAGGACCCTGCGCGAATTCTACCAGGGGGCTACTTATACATGATGGACGTTATCGGCGATCCGATGCTCATGCAAAAGCTTGGTCGAGTATTTGCTTCACATTATAGAGGCGCGAAAGTCGATGCAGTGATGACAATGGCTACGAAAGGGATTCCTTTAGCATATGCCGTAGCAGCGCAACTTCATGTGCCTGTTAGTATTGTCCGACATGAGCAACGTATTACAGAGGGATCAATTGTGAGCATTAACTACGTGTCTGGATCGACAAAGCGTATTCAGACAATGTCACTTGCGAGACGTAGTTTGAAGCCGAACTCCAATGTGCTCATCATCGATGACTTTATGAAGGCTGGTGGAACGATCCGTGGCATGATGGATCTTGTGATGGAATTCCAATCAACAGTTGCCGGAGTTGGTGTCTTAACCGAAGCGATTCATGAGGACGAAAAATTAGTAGATGATTATTTATCATTAACGAAGCTATCTAAAGTAGATGCTAAGACACGCACCATTCAAGTAGAGAAAGGTAATTTCTTTCAGCAGTCGTAATAGTTTTCACCTTTAAAATACCTAGTTATCGAATGGATTAGGGACTTTTTCATGGGGAATCTCTCGACAGTAAACCAGTAAAAGAATGTTTTTACATTTTTTTCTCCGGAGAAAGAAGGAGAAATGGTCTGCCATATCGAAGTATAGAGAACGGGAGCTATTCTATGCAAAAAGGTGGTGGCAGACATGGAAGTAACAGACGTTAGACTTCGCCGTGTAAGTACGGAGGGTCGCATGTTGGCAATTGCGTCTATAACAATCGATGAGGAGTTCGTCGTCCACGATATTCGTGTGATTGATGGCAACAACGGTATGTTTGTAGCAATGCCTAGTAAGCGTACTCCGGATGGCGAGTTTAGGGACATCGCGCATCCAATTTCATCAAACACGCGTGAAAAGATCCAAAAAGCAGTACTCGATGCATATGTAGAAGCTGGAGAGAAATCAGAAGAATATGAAGAAGCGGGAGCATCATAAGCCTGCTCTGTTTTGTAAGCCTGGTCAATGTGTGACTAGGCTTTTTGTTATGGACGGATGTGTCTAATTTGTTACATTTAAGAAGAGATAGAGAGGAAGGCGTGACATAGCTCAAGTATTCTTAGTAAATCCGATTGGGTTGTCCTATATTCCCTTGAAATAAAGGCGATTATAAGATATATTCATAAGGGAAATTCAGGCCGTGGAGGTTAAAACATGACAAAGCGATTCGCAGTAGTCTTAGCTGCAGGTAAGGGAACTCGAATGAAGTCAGATCTATATAAAGTGTTACATCCTGTGGCTGGTAAGCCGATGGTACAGCATATCGTCGATCAGTTGCAAACGTGTAGCGTGGAAGAGATTGTCACAATTGTTGGGCATGGAGCGGAAAAGGTACAGGAACAGCTTGGCGATGGCGTTCATTACGCGCTTCAGGCAGAGCAACTAGGTACTGGACATGCTGTTATGCAGGCGCAGGAGCAACTTGCTGATAAGCAAGGCACAACGATTGTTGTATGTGGAGATACCCCTCTTTTAACAGGCGAAACGATGGAGCAACTTTTTGCCCACCATCAGGATCAGAA
This window contains:
- the spoVG gene encoding septation regulator SpoVG, whose product is MEVTDVRLRRVSTEGRMLAIASITIDEEFVVHDIRVIDGNNGMFVAMPSKRTPDGEFRDIAHPISSNTREKIQKAVLDAYVEAGEKSEEYEEAGAS
- the purR gene encoding pur operon repressor — translated: MKYRRSGRLVDMTEYFLAHPHQSIPLTYFSEKYGAAKSSISEDIGIMKEVFEEKQLGIVETSAGATGGVMFIPMINEAYAADLINELCTKLEDPARILPGGYLYMMDVIGDPMLMQKLGRVFASHYRGAKVDAVMTMATKGIPLAYAVAAQLHVPVSIVRHEQRITEGSIVSINYVSGSTKRIQTMSLARRSLKPNSNVLIIDDFMKAGGTIRGMMDLVMEFQSTVAGVGVLTEAIHEDEKLVDDYLSLTKLSKVDAKTRTIQVEKGNFFQQS